In Montipora capricornis isolate CH-2021 chromosome 4, ASM3666992v2, whole genome shotgun sequence, a single genomic region encodes these proteins:
- the LOC138044451 gene encoding uncharacterized protein, whose protein sequence is MPRRNRIPFEHRERLVRAFEDVNEDYLIVADTLGINRSTARSIVSRYVREGRIAERPRGGPNHVRVDNEMRDCLNDILNENCLLTLTQLNQELRQRLPQKPRICDRTVARTLEGMLFRVKLARPVPADRNRPNVIQKRLDYANWFMGHAVVNHSVFIDECGYNIWTARTHGRARRGERAYRQVCGQRGRNVTVTMAISPTNGLVFHSACIGGMNAQRFDDFLAQTRLNLDPDEHVIFIYDGAPAHNNPAIPGPNTELKKLPPYSPFLNIVEQAIISLKAAIKADISRPEIQEQMNNREEARRQGIVLGNYRTQLLQQALQRNIGTITAAKCGQCDFQQWYRFMQKYLPRCLNNEAIEG, encoded by the coding sequence ATGCCAAGAAGAAACAGAATCCCATTTGAACACCGCGAAAGGTTAGTCAGGGCCTTTGAAGATGTTAACGAAGACTATCTAATAGTTGCAGATACACTTGGAATCAACAGATCCACAGCCAGAAGTATTGTGTCGAGATATGTAAGAGAAGGCAGAATCGCGGAAAGACCACGTGGAGGCCCAAACCATGTTAGGGTAGATAATGAGATGAGAGATTGCCTCAATGACATTTTGAACGAAAATTGCTTACTGACTCTCACACAGCTTAATCAAGAATTGAGACAACGCCTTCCTCAAAAACCCAGAATCTGCGACCGCACTGTGGCAAGAACATTGGAAGGAATGTTGTTTCGTGTAAAACTGGCCAGGCCTGTTCCTGCGGATAGAAACCGTCCTAATGTCATTCAGAAACGACTGGACTATGCCAACTGGTTCATGGGCCATGCTGTAGTGAACCACAGTGTTTTCATAGACGAATGTGGATACAATATTTGGACGGCAAGAACTCACGGGAGAGCAAGGAGAGGGGAACGGGCCTACAGACAGGTCTGTGGTCAGCGAGGAAGAAATGTAACTGTCACAATGGCCATTTCACCCACCAATGGTCTGGTTTTCCACTCTGCATGTATTGGTGGGATGAATGCACAAAGATTTGATGACTTCTTGGCACAAACAAGACTAAACCTTGATCCAGACGAACATGTTATCTTCATCTATGACGGAGCGCCAGCCCACAATAACCCTGCTATTCCCGGTCCCAACACAGAACTAAAAAAGTTACCACCCTACAGTCCATTCTTGAACATTGTAGAACAAGCAATAATTTCCTTGAAAGCGGCCATCAAAGCAGATATCAGCCGTCCTGAGATACAGGAACAGATGAATAACAGAGAAGAAGCAAGACGCCAGGGAATTGTTCTAGGAAATTATCGCACTCAGCTGTTGCAGCAAGCCCTACAACGAAACATTGGTACCATTACGGCAGCTAAATGTGGGCAATG
- the LOC138044698 gene encoding uncharacterized protein: MHQRLRCYYGLSVNRESVRIILKTLDPDGVAHRSRRRLRRREYRSKGPNFIWHIDGYDKLKSFGFCIHGAIDGYSRRILWLKVGKTNNNPRVIASYFLECVKELGGAPRVIRGDQGTENVNVAAVQRFFRCNAQDSFAGQKSFLYGRSVSNQRFEAWWGFLRNSETDWWINFFKKLREQGLFTDSDPIQVECLWFCFMPLIEDELCRVVQEWNLHKIRPSSNESSPPGRPDTLYFLPELTGTNSFLSHVSDMDIEIALDTCCETPNTIVADTFSELAEIIMEDESLHVPNSPQDALELYFELLHCIDNI; encoded by the coding sequence ATGCATCAGAGATTACGATGTTATTACGGATTGTCTGTTAACCGTGAATCTGTTCGTATCATATTGAAGACTCTTGATCCTGATGGCGTGGCACACCGTTCAAGGCGGCGGTTGCGAAGAAGGGAGTACCGCTCCAAAGGACCCAATTTCATATGGCACATCGATGGATATGACAAACTTAAATCTTTTGGATTTTGTATTCATGGGGCAATAGACGGATATAGCCGTCGAATTTTGTGGCTCAAAGTCGGAAAAACTAATAATAACCCAAGAGTTATAGCGTCATATTTTCTAGAGTGTGTTAAGGAACTGGGTGGTGCACCTCGCGTAATTCGTGGGGATCAAGGAACTGAAAATGTAAATGTGGCAGCTGTCCAACGCTTTTTTCGTTGTAATGCTCAAGATAGTTTTGCAGGCCAGAAGAGTTTTCTGTACGGACGATCTGTGTCTAACCAGAGATTTGAAGCGTGGTGGGGATTTCTGAGGAACTCTGAAACAGATTGGTGGATCAATTTCTTTAAAAAGCTAAGGGAACAAGGATTATTCACTGACAGCGATCCCATTCAAGTTGAGTGCCTTTGGTTCTGTTTTATGCCCTTAATTGAAGATGAACTGTGTCGTGTTGTACAAGAGTGGAACCTTCATAAGATCAGACCGTCATCAAACGAATCGTCTCCTCCAGGTAGACCAGATACCCTGTACTTTTTACCTGAGCTCACCGGAACTAATTCCTTTCTAAGTCATGTGTCTGACATGGATATAGAAATAGCGCTAGACACTTGTTGTGAGACTCCAAACACAATTGTTGCTGATACCTTTTCAGAGCTGGCAGAGATAATTATGGAGGATGAGAGTCTGCATGTGCCAAACAGCCCTCAGGACGCTCTTGAGCTTTATTTTGAACTGCTTCATTGTATTGACAACATATAG